One window of the Salvelinus alpinus chromosome 13, SLU_Salpinus.1, whole genome shotgun sequence genome contains the following:
- the LOC139537057 gene encoding interleukin-13 receptor subunit alpha-2-like isoform X1, translating to MLKSKTWQFTAILMLISVWSECIKSQEFTVDPPENVGIDDPGHLGPLYIHWTAPASLTNLTACSMRYHLEYFNTYQSRWTVIRTVRTWYRAQFDLEKEVRVRISTLLKGACTNGTELKSPFTEMVLPPNNTGPVGSRVQGFGCVFYQKEFMECTWETGLEEPAHSQYSLYFWHREMEQAEECPQYIHSNGVRTGCKFTEESLSEFSDFNICINSSSPKVVLRSAFFSLQIQNYVKPAAIETVHLEASPDRRLKVQWDLPNERIPRHCLEYEVEAREEGVGGQPLLQQRNVTNEMMLTSLSMDGAQRKCFRVRSRMHHYCADRGFWSDWSRWSCHSDTESDAVVGCAVVIGIIISLLILSLFGWALWRKWKARDGEMMPFGPLHKLMEYSKGVSARSHFNKTRENQ from the exons ATGTTGAAGAGTAAAACGTGGCAGTTTACAGCCATATTAATGCTTATATCTGTTTGGAGTGAGTGCATCAAGTCACAAGAATTTACAG TGGATCCTCCTGAGAACGTTGGGATTGATGACCCTGGCCACCTCGGGCCACTCTACATCCACTGGACGGCTCCAGCCAGCCTGACCAACTTGACTGCCTGCTCCATGAGATACCATCTGGAGTACTTCAACACATATCAGAGCAGATGGACT GTGATCAGGACTGTACGGACATGGTACCGTGCTCAGTTTGACCTGGAGAAGGAGGTCAGGGTGCGGATCTCCACCTTACTGAAGGGAGCCTGCACCAACGGTACTGAGCTGAAGAGCCCCTTCACAGAGATGGTCCTGCCACCCAATAACACAG GCCCAGTTGGCTCCAGGGTCCAGGGGTTTGGCTGTGTGTTTTATCAGAAGGAGTTCATGGAGTGCACCTGGGAGACGGGCTTGGAGGAGCCAGCCCACTCCCAGTACAGCCTGTACTTTTG GCATCGGGAGATGGAGCAAGCTGAGGAGTGTCCTCAGTACATCCACTCCAATGGGGTCAGGACTGGCTGCAAATTCACAGAGGAATCGCTCTCAGAATTCAGTGATTTCAACATATGCATAAACAGCTCCTCTCCCAAGGTGGTCTTGAGGTCGGCGTTCTTCTCCCTGCAAATTCAGAATTATG TGAAACCTGCAGCCATTGAGACAGTGCATCTGGAAGCTAGTCCAGACAGGAGGCTCAAGGTGCAGTGGGACTTGCCCAACGAGAGGATTCCCAGGCACTGCCTTGAGTATGAAGTGGAAGCCAGAGAGGAGGGCGTAGGCGGGCAGCCGTTGTTG CAGCAGAGGAACGTAACCAATGAGATGATGCTGACTTCCCTCTCAATGGATGGTGCCCAGAGGAAGTGCTTCCGGGTCAGGTCTAGGATGCACCACTACTGTGCTGACAGAGGCTTCTGGAGTGACTGGAGCCGTTGGTCCTGTCACTCAG ATACAGAGTCAGATGCTGTAGTGGGCTGTGCCGTGGTCATCGGGATCATCATCTCTCTGTTGATCCTGTCTCTGTTTGGGTGGGCACTATGGAGAAA gtggAAAGCCAGAGATGGGGAAATGATGCCTTTCGGTCCCCTGCACAAACTGATGGAATATTCCAAAGGAGTCTCTGCTCGCAGTCATTTCAATAAAACAAGAGAGAACCAGTAG
- the LOC139537057 gene encoding interleukin-13 receptor subunit alpha-2-like isoform X3, with translation MLKSKTWQFTAILMLISVWSECIKSQEFTVDPPENVGIDDPGHLGPLYIHWTAPASLTNLTACSMRYHLEYFNTYQSRWTVIRTVRTWYRAQFDLEKEVRVRISTLLKGACTNGTELKSPFTEMVLPPNNTGPVGSRVQGFGCVFYQKEFMECTWETGLEEPAHSQYSLYFWHREMEQAEECPQYIHSNGVRTGCKFTEESLSEFSDFNICINSSSPKVVLRSAFFSLQIQNYVKPAAIETVHLEASPDRRLKVQWDLPNERIPRHCLEYEVEAREEGVGGQPLLQQRNVTNEMMLTSLSMDGAQRKCFRVRSRMHHYCADRGFWSDWSRWSCHSESDAVVGCAVVIGIIISLLILSLFGWALWRKWKARDGEMMPFGPLHKLMEYSKGVSARSHFNKTRENQ, from the exons ATGTTGAAGAGTAAAACGTGGCAGTTTACAGCCATATTAATGCTTATATCTGTTTGGAGTGAGTGCATCAAGTCACAAGAATTTACAG TGGATCCTCCTGAGAACGTTGGGATTGATGACCCTGGCCACCTCGGGCCACTCTACATCCACTGGACGGCTCCAGCCAGCCTGACCAACTTGACTGCCTGCTCCATGAGATACCATCTGGAGTACTTCAACACATATCAGAGCAGATGGACT GTGATCAGGACTGTACGGACATGGTACCGTGCTCAGTTTGACCTGGAGAAGGAGGTCAGGGTGCGGATCTCCACCTTACTGAAGGGAGCCTGCACCAACGGTACTGAGCTGAAGAGCCCCTTCACAGAGATGGTCCTGCCACCCAATAACACAG GCCCAGTTGGCTCCAGGGTCCAGGGGTTTGGCTGTGTGTTTTATCAGAAGGAGTTCATGGAGTGCACCTGGGAGACGGGCTTGGAGGAGCCAGCCCACTCCCAGTACAGCCTGTACTTTTG GCATCGGGAGATGGAGCAAGCTGAGGAGTGTCCTCAGTACATCCACTCCAATGGGGTCAGGACTGGCTGCAAATTCACAGAGGAATCGCTCTCAGAATTCAGTGATTTCAACATATGCATAAACAGCTCCTCTCCCAAGGTGGTCTTGAGGTCGGCGTTCTTCTCCCTGCAAATTCAGAATTATG TGAAACCTGCAGCCATTGAGACAGTGCATCTGGAAGCTAGTCCAGACAGGAGGCTCAAGGTGCAGTGGGACTTGCCCAACGAGAGGATTCCCAGGCACTGCCTTGAGTATGAAGTGGAAGCCAGAGAGGAGGGCGTAGGCGGGCAGCCGTTGTTG CAGCAGAGGAACGTAACCAATGAGATGATGCTGACTTCCCTCTCAATGGATGGTGCCCAGAGGAAGTGCTTCCGGGTCAGGTCTAGGATGCACCACTACTGTGCTGACAGAGGCTTCTGGAGTGACTGGAGCCGTTGGTCCTGTCACTCAG AGTCAGATGCTGTAGTGGGCTGTGCCGTGGTCATCGGGATCATCATCTCTCTGTTGATCCTGTCTCTGTTTGGGTGGGCACTATGGAGAAA gtggAAAGCCAGAGATGGGGAAATGATGCCTTTCGGTCCCCTGCACAAACTGATGGAATATTCCAAAGGAGTCTCTGCTCGCAGTCATTTCAATAAAACAAGAGAGAACCAGTAG
- the LOC139537057 gene encoding interleukin-13 receptor subunit alpha-2-like isoform X2 — MLKSKTWQFTAILMLISVWSECIKSQEFTVDPPENVGIDDPGHLGPLYIHWTAPASLTNLTACSMRYHLEYFNTYQSRWTVIRTVRTWYRAQFDLEKEVRVRISTLLKGACTNGTELKSPFTEMVLPPNNTGPVGSRVQGFGCVFYQKEFMECTWETGLEEPAHSQYSLYFWHREMEQAEECPQYIHSNGVRTGCKFTEESLSEFSDFNICINSSSPKVVLRSAFFSLQIQNYVKPAAIETVHLEASPDRRLKVQWDLPNERIPRHCLEYEVEAREEGVGGQPLLQRNVTNEMMLTSLSMDGAQRKCFRVRSRMHHYCADRGFWSDWSRWSCHSDTESDAVVGCAVVIGIIISLLILSLFGWALWRKWKARDGEMMPFGPLHKLMEYSKGVSARSHFNKTRENQ; from the exons ATGTTGAAGAGTAAAACGTGGCAGTTTACAGCCATATTAATGCTTATATCTGTTTGGAGTGAGTGCATCAAGTCACAAGAATTTACAG TGGATCCTCCTGAGAACGTTGGGATTGATGACCCTGGCCACCTCGGGCCACTCTACATCCACTGGACGGCTCCAGCCAGCCTGACCAACTTGACTGCCTGCTCCATGAGATACCATCTGGAGTACTTCAACACATATCAGAGCAGATGGACT GTGATCAGGACTGTACGGACATGGTACCGTGCTCAGTTTGACCTGGAGAAGGAGGTCAGGGTGCGGATCTCCACCTTACTGAAGGGAGCCTGCACCAACGGTACTGAGCTGAAGAGCCCCTTCACAGAGATGGTCCTGCCACCCAATAACACAG GCCCAGTTGGCTCCAGGGTCCAGGGGTTTGGCTGTGTGTTTTATCAGAAGGAGTTCATGGAGTGCACCTGGGAGACGGGCTTGGAGGAGCCAGCCCACTCCCAGTACAGCCTGTACTTTTG GCATCGGGAGATGGAGCAAGCTGAGGAGTGTCCTCAGTACATCCACTCCAATGGGGTCAGGACTGGCTGCAAATTCACAGAGGAATCGCTCTCAGAATTCAGTGATTTCAACATATGCATAAACAGCTCCTCTCCCAAGGTGGTCTTGAGGTCGGCGTTCTTCTCCCTGCAAATTCAGAATTATG TGAAACCTGCAGCCATTGAGACAGTGCATCTGGAAGCTAGTCCAGACAGGAGGCTCAAGGTGCAGTGGGACTTGCCCAACGAGAGGATTCCCAGGCACTGCCTTGAGTATGAAGTGGAAGCCAGAGAGGAGGGCGTAGGCGGGCAGCCGTTGTTG CAGAGGAACGTAACCAATGAGATGATGCTGACTTCCCTCTCAATGGATGGTGCCCAGAGGAAGTGCTTCCGGGTCAGGTCTAGGATGCACCACTACTGTGCTGACAGAGGCTTCTGGAGTGACTGGAGCCGTTGGTCCTGTCACTCAG ATACAGAGTCAGATGCTGTAGTGGGCTGTGCCGTGGTCATCGGGATCATCATCTCTCTGTTGATCCTGTCTCTGTTTGGGTGGGCACTATGGAGAAA gtggAAAGCCAGAGATGGGGAAATGATGCCTTTCGGTCCCCTGCACAAACTGATGGAATATTCCAAAGGAGTCTCTGCTCGCAGTCATTTCAATAAAACAAGAGAGAACCAGTAG
- the LOC139537057 gene encoding interleukin-13 receptor subunit alpha-2-like isoform X4, whose translation MLKSKTWQFTAILMLISVWSECIKSQEFTVDPPENVGIDDPGHLGPLYIHWTAPASLTNLTACSMRYHLEYFNTYQSRWTVIRTVRTWYRAQFDLEKEVRVRISTLLKGACTNGTELKSPFTEMVLPPNNTGPVGSRVQGFGCVFYQKEFMECTWETGLEEPAHSQYSLYFWHREMEQAEECPQYIHSNGVRTGCKFTEESLSEFSDFNICINSSSPKVVLRSAFFSLQIQNYVKPAAIETVHLEASPDRRLKVQWDLPNERIPRHCLEYEVEAREEGVGGQPLLQRNVTNEMMLTSLSMDGAQRKCFRVRSRMHHYCADRGFWSDWSRWSCHSESDAVVGCAVVIGIIISLLILSLFGWALWRKWKARDGEMMPFGPLHKLMEYSKGVSARSHFNKTRENQ comes from the exons ATGTTGAAGAGTAAAACGTGGCAGTTTACAGCCATATTAATGCTTATATCTGTTTGGAGTGAGTGCATCAAGTCACAAGAATTTACAG TGGATCCTCCTGAGAACGTTGGGATTGATGACCCTGGCCACCTCGGGCCACTCTACATCCACTGGACGGCTCCAGCCAGCCTGACCAACTTGACTGCCTGCTCCATGAGATACCATCTGGAGTACTTCAACACATATCAGAGCAGATGGACT GTGATCAGGACTGTACGGACATGGTACCGTGCTCAGTTTGACCTGGAGAAGGAGGTCAGGGTGCGGATCTCCACCTTACTGAAGGGAGCCTGCACCAACGGTACTGAGCTGAAGAGCCCCTTCACAGAGATGGTCCTGCCACCCAATAACACAG GCCCAGTTGGCTCCAGGGTCCAGGGGTTTGGCTGTGTGTTTTATCAGAAGGAGTTCATGGAGTGCACCTGGGAGACGGGCTTGGAGGAGCCAGCCCACTCCCAGTACAGCCTGTACTTTTG GCATCGGGAGATGGAGCAAGCTGAGGAGTGTCCTCAGTACATCCACTCCAATGGGGTCAGGACTGGCTGCAAATTCACAGAGGAATCGCTCTCAGAATTCAGTGATTTCAACATATGCATAAACAGCTCCTCTCCCAAGGTGGTCTTGAGGTCGGCGTTCTTCTCCCTGCAAATTCAGAATTATG TGAAACCTGCAGCCATTGAGACAGTGCATCTGGAAGCTAGTCCAGACAGGAGGCTCAAGGTGCAGTGGGACTTGCCCAACGAGAGGATTCCCAGGCACTGCCTTGAGTATGAAGTGGAAGCCAGAGAGGAGGGCGTAGGCGGGCAGCCGTTGTTG CAGAGGAACGTAACCAATGAGATGATGCTGACTTCCCTCTCAATGGATGGTGCCCAGAGGAAGTGCTTCCGGGTCAGGTCTAGGATGCACCACTACTGTGCTGACAGAGGCTTCTGGAGTGACTGGAGCCGTTGGTCCTGTCACTCAG AGTCAGATGCTGTAGTGGGCTGTGCCGTGGTCATCGGGATCATCATCTCTCTGTTGATCCTGTCTCTGTTTGGGTGGGCACTATGGAGAAA gtggAAAGCCAGAGATGGGGAAATGATGCCTTTCGGTCCCCTGCACAAACTGATGGAATATTCCAAAGGAGTCTCTGCTCGCAGTCATTTCAATAAAACAAGAGAGAACCAGTAG